The Thermodesulfobacteriota bacterium genome contains the following window.
TTTATTCTGAAACTCCTGCAAAAGCAGCCGCTGTATTCACTACAAATATAGTCAAAGCGCCTCCTGTTCTGCTCGGCATGGAAAGAATTAAGAGCGGCGTTTGCCAAGCTGTACTTATAAATAGCGGCGTGGCCAATGCATTTACTGGAAAGCCTGGGCTTAAAGATTCAATTGCGACCTCTAAAGACGCAGCTAAAGAGCTTGGTATTGATGAGAGTCTTTTAATCCCTTCATCTACCGGAGTTATTGGCGGACGGCTTCCAAAAGATAAAATGAAAAAAGCACTTCCCTCGCTAATTAAAGGATTGAGGCCCGATGGATTTTTAGATGTGGCAGAGGGGATTATGACAACAGATGCGTTTCCCAAATATGCATCCAAAAAAGTAACTATTGGAAAAAAGAGGGGTACAATCGCAGTAATTGGAAAAGGCGCTGGGATGATTGCACCCAACATGGCAACTATGCTTGCCTACATACTTACTGATTTTAATGTTGGTAAAAGGGCTTTAAATAAAGCACTCAAAAATTGTGTTAACAACTCTTTTAACAAGATAATTGTGGACGGTGATACTTCGACAAATGATACAGTGCTGATGCTCGCAAACGGTGCTCTTGGCAATATAGCGATCAAAGAAAGCGGAGCAGAGTACCAAAAACTTGAAGCTGCCGTCACTGAAGTAGCAAGCGAAGTTGCCGAGATGATTGTTAAAGACGGAGAGGGAGCGACAAAGGTAGTTAAGATAATAGTTAAGGGCGCTCGGACTCAGAGCGACGCAGAAAAAATAGCACGGGTTATGGGAACTTCCTCACTTGTTAAAACCGCATTTTTTGGTGAAGACCCAAACTGGGGCAGGATTGTTGCTGCAGCCGGAAGGGCCGGAGTTAATTTTGATCCTGATAAAATAGATCTATATTTTGATAAAGAGAAGATTTTAAGCAATTCTAAAGAAGTGATCAATGAAAAAAAAGCTCAGAGGGTACTCAAAAAACCTAAGTTTGAAATTACGCTCAATATAAAGAGCGGTAAGGCAAGCTCATTTGTGATCGCGAGCGATTTAACATATGAGTACATAAAAATTAACGCTCACTATAGAACATAAACTATTTTGTATCCACTCCTACAAGTTC
Protein-coding sequences here:
- the argJ gene encoding bifunctional glutamate N-acetyltransferase/amino-acid acetyltransferase ArgJ, whose translation is MIMIPGFLGNAVSSGVKKKGKKDLSLIYSETPAKAAAVFTTNIVKAPPVLLGMERIKSGVCQAVLINSGVANAFTGKPGLKDSIATSKDAAKELGIDESLLIPSSTGVIGGRLPKDKMKKALPSLIKGLRPDGFLDVAEGIMTTDAFPKYASKKVTIGKKRGTIAVIGKGAGMIAPNMATMLAYILTDFNVGKRALNKALKNCVNNSFNKIIVDGDTSTNDTVLMLANGALGNIAIKESGAEYQKLEAAVTEVASEVAEMIVKDGEGATKVVKIIVKGARTQSDAEKIARVMGTSSLVKTAFFGEDPNWGRIVAAAGRAGVNFDPDKIDLYFDKEKILSNSKEVINEKKAQRVLKKPKFEITLNIKSGKASSFVIASDLTYEYIKINAHYRT